One region of Sphingomonas bisphenolicum genomic DNA includes:
- a CDS encoding SDR family NAD(P)-dependent oxidoreductase: protein MRKIDLPPFDRAAFTEKYGPWAIIAGASEGTGACYAEQLAAMGIHLVLVSRRHEALDALGQRLATEHGIEYRAITADLTEQGAGSRLVEATADLDIGLYISNAGADGAGNSFFGEPADRSLRLLTMNAANVLEAVHGFGNRFLKRGKGGVVVMSSGAGLGGQPWLVMYSATKAFELNFVESLWAELEGQNVDIVGIAAPIMDTPTLRRATEGLGMDYSMAYDPADVCALALASLGKEPLVIVPDGPDEEKIPQIQADRKTRLVALAEWGKAYTAAANG, encoded by the coding sequence ATGCGTAAAATCGATCTTCCGCCCTTCGATCGCGCCGCTTTCACCGAAAAATATGGTCCCTGGGCCATCATTGCCGGCGCGTCCGAAGGCACCGGCGCCTGCTATGCGGAGCAGCTCGCCGCGATGGGCATCCACCTGGTGCTCGTCTCGCGTCGACACGAAGCGCTCGATGCCCTGGGTCAGCGGCTGGCAACCGAACATGGCATTGAATATCGGGCCATCACCGCCGACCTCACCGAACAAGGCGCCGGAAGCCGGCTGGTCGAGGCGACCGCCGATCTCGACATCGGTCTCTATATTTCCAATGCCGGCGCGGACGGTGCGGGCAACAGCTTCTTCGGCGAACCCGCCGATCGATCGCTGCGGCTGCTGACCATGAATGCCGCCAATGTGCTGGAGGCGGTGCATGGCTTCGGCAACCGCTTCCTCAAGCGCGGCAAGGGCGGTGTCGTCGTCATGTCGTCCGGCGCAGGCCTTGGCGGGCAGCCCTGGCTGGTCATGTATTCCGCGACCAAGGCGTTCGAACTCAATTTCGTCGAATCGCTCTGGGCCGAGCTGGAAGGGCAGAATGTCGATATCGTCGGCATCGCCGCGCCGATCATGGACACGCCGACTCTGCGCCGCGCGACCGAAGGGCTGGGGATGGATTATTCCATGGCCTATGATCCGGCAGATGTCTGCGCGCTCGCCCTTGCCAGCCTTGGCAAGGAACCGTTGGTGATCGTTCCCGATGGCCCGGACGAGGAAAAAATCCCGCAGATCCAGGCCGATCGAAAGACCCGCCTCGTCGCGCTGGCCGAATGGGGCAAGGCCTATACCGCCGCAGCGAACGGCTGA
- a CDS encoding phytoene desaturase family protein: MTDQVDVVVIGAGHNGMAAAGYLAKAGKKVVVVERLAKVGGMTSSGYMIPEAPDHLVTPCAVELLFARKSGIIEDFDLPKYGLRTVDPDPTYAYLHPDGSSIALFYDYHRTAEDIARINRNDGKAYLDFMKTLNVMMDIGFPLMMAEPGRPDVKNLSKMIGSAVRNVRLKDELIAMSKATADQIACERFEHPATIALLLGIAAGAGPVDDDGNAAAYMIFAVTHKYGTGKPIGSLQSFSDSLARSIEASGATIELNAPVAEIIVDDGAAKGVRLEDGRVIRAKMVIATCDPRTAMRLTTPGGVPRALTQRIEHAPANRSNAAPFLANIAMSGPLSLKKHQDLRHDDADLNKAVGLIGTPEEVRESFAMARRGDIPDRHAMSLSPLSNSDPTQAPPGGSLAYVYLPGVAVDAREGWSPALKDRTMASVITHLGEFYDGLDTEVGRFVETAREREKRLNVTNGCVTHIDFGALRSGVHRPATGFGGPKPPFPGFLIGGAGAHPGGGVSGIAGRIAANRALRELKKIK, from the coding sequence ATGACGGATCAGGTCGACGTCGTCGTCATCGGCGCAGGACATAATGGCATGGCCGCCGCCGGATATCTGGCCAAGGCCGGCAAGAAGGTCGTCGTGGTCGAGCGTCTGGCCAAGGTCGGCGGCATGACCAGTTCGGGCTATATGATCCCCGAAGCCCCCGACCATCTGGTGACGCCCTGCGCGGTCGAACTGCTGTTCGCCCGCAAATCGGGCATCATCGAGGATTTCGACCTGCCCAAATATGGCCTGCGCACCGTCGATCCCGATCCGACCTACGCCTATCTCCATCCCGACGGCAGCTCGATCGCGCTCTTCTACGACTATCATCGCACGGCGGAGGATATTGCCCGCATCAACCGCAATGACGGTAAAGCCTATCTGGACTTCATGAAGACACTGAACGTCATGATGGACATCGGCTTTCCGCTGATGATGGCCGAGCCGGGGCGGCCGGACGTCAAGAACCTGTCGAAGATGATCGGCAGCGCGGTTCGCAATGTCCGGCTGAAGGACGAACTGATCGCCATGTCGAAGGCGACGGCGGACCAGATCGCCTGCGAACGGTTCGAGCATCCGGCGACGATCGCCCTGCTGCTGGGCATCGCGGCGGGCGCTGGCCCGGTCGATGACGACGGCAATGCCGCCGCCTATATGATCTTCGCCGTCACCCACAAATATGGCACCGGCAAGCCCATCGGCAGCCTGCAATCCTTCTCCGACTCTCTCGCGCGCAGCATTGAGGCGTCCGGCGCGACGATCGAACTCAATGCGCCCGTGGCCGAGATCATCGTCGATGACGGCGCGGCGAAGGGCGTGCGACTGGAGGACGGCCGGGTCATCCGCGCGAAGATGGTCATCGCGACCTGCGATCCCCGCACGGCCATGCGCCTCACGACGCCCGGCGGCGTGCCGCGGGCGTTGACCCAGCGGATCGAACATGCGCCGGCGAACCGGTCGAACGCCGCGCCCTTCCTCGCGAATATCGCCATGTCGGGGCCGCTCAGCCTCAAGAAGCATCAGGATCTGCGGCATGACGACGCCGATCTCAACAAGGCGGTCGGCCTGATCGGCACGCCGGAGGAGGTGCGCGAATCCTTCGCCATGGCGCGGCGCGGCGACATTCCCGACCGGCACGCCATGTCGCTCAGCCCCTTGTCCAATTCCGACCCGACGCAGGCGCCTCCGGGCGGATCGCTCGCCTACGTCTATCTGCCCGGCGTCGCCGTGGACGCGCGGGAGGGCTGGTCGCCCGCGCTCAAGGACCGGACAATGGCCTCCGTCATCACCCATCTGGGTGAATTTTACGACGGTCTGGATACGGAAGTCGGCCGCTTCGTCGAGACCGCGCGGGAACGCGAGAAGCGGCTCAACGTCACCAATGGCTGCGTGACCCATATCGATTTCGGCGCGCTGCGTTCGGGCGTCCATCGCCCGGCCACCGGTTTCGGCGGCCCCAAGCCGCCCTTCCCCGGCTTCCTGATCGGCGGCGCGGGCGCGCATCCGGGCGGGGGCGTATCCGGCATCGCCGGGCGGATCGCCGCCAACCGCGCGCTGCGTGAACTCAAGAAGATCAAATAA